From the Musa acuminata AAA Group cultivar baxijiao chromosome BXJ3-7, Cavendish_Baxijiao_AAA, whole genome shotgun sequence genome, one window contains:
- the LOC135642162 gene encoding cell number regulator 10-like has protein sequence MFIYGMLLAFLASDIISVSVIVSEEMYPSKVGGPASAPPVTGVPMAHNAFGGAETQPVWSTGLCDCMDDFGNCCMTCWCPCVTFGRVAEIVDRGTTSCGASGALYALIMAFTGCQCIYSWFYRTKMRAYYNLPDSPCCDCCVHFCCETCALCQEYRELKNRGFNMALGWHLNVEREAGGGMTQPPMMQGGMMR, from the exons ATGTTTATATACGGGATGCTTCTTGCATTCCTCGCATCAGATATCATCTCTGTATCTGTCATTGTCTCCGAAGAAATGTATCCATCCAAGGTTGGTGGGCCGGCATCTGCACCGCCGGTGACCGGCGTTCCCATGGCTCACAATGCCTTTGGTGGTGCTGAAACCCAGCCGGTGTGGTCCACCGGTCTCTGTGATTGCATGGATGACTTCGGCAACT GTTGCATGACTTGTTGGTGCCCGTGCGTTACTTTCGGCCGGGTCGCGGAGATCGTAGATAGAGGCACAACCT CGTGCGGGGCGAGCGGAGCGCTGTACGCGTTGATAATGGCGTTTACTGGCTGCCAGTGCATATACTCGTGGTTCTACAGGACGAAGATGAGGGCTTATTACAACTTGCCCGATTCCCCGTGCTGCGACTGCTGCGTCCACTTCTGCTGCGAAACCTGCGCTCTGTGCCAGGAGTATAGAGAGCTCAAGAACCGTGGATTCAACATGGCcctcg GGTGGCATCTTAACGTGGAAAGGGAGGCCGGAGGAGGAATGACACAGCCACCAATGATGCAGGGAGGCATGATGCGTTGA